A stretch of Bradyrhizobium diazoefficiens DNA encodes these proteins:
- a CDS encoding acyl-CoA acyltransferase, translating to MIHTKVRCREITEVDVDAVADLLTRGFVGRSRNYWIQGLRRQAFRPVPEGYPRFGYMLDNDGVPVGVLLLIYTTRKDGEETAIHCNLSSWYVEPAYRNYAPLLTKIAQRHKHVTYLNISPAVWTWPIIETQGFRAYCRGLFFSVPALSRAPRWSKIEVISPHAKQVQGLSEAETELLTRHARYNCLSLVCRTPKGTFPFILQPVRIRRGFIAPPAMQLIYCRSAAEYAASAGRIGRLLLRLGKISVIVDSNEPIPGLVGIYTERRGRKYFKGPHRPRLADLTDTELVLYGP from the coding sequence GTGATCCACACCAAGGTCCGATGCCGCGAGATCACCGAAGTCGACGTCGATGCGGTCGCGGACCTGCTGACGCGCGGCTTCGTCGGCCGCTCGCGCAACTACTGGATCCAAGGGCTGCGCCGACAGGCCTTCCGGCCAGTGCCGGAAGGCTATCCGCGCTTCGGCTACATGCTCGACAATGACGGCGTGCCGGTCGGCGTGCTGCTGCTGATCTACACCACGCGCAAGGATGGCGAGGAAACCGCCATCCACTGCAACCTGTCGAGCTGGTATGTCGAGCCGGCCTACCGCAACTATGCCCCGCTGCTGACCAAGATCGCACAGCGTCACAAGCACGTAACCTATCTCAACATCAGCCCGGCGGTGTGGACCTGGCCGATCATCGAGACGCAGGGCTTTCGCGCCTATTGCCGCGGACTGTTCTTCTCGGTACCGGCGCTGTCGCGCGCCCCACGCTGGAGCAAGATCGAGGTCATCTCCCCGCACGCCAAGCAGGTCCAGGGCCTGTCCGAGGCCGAGACCGAGCTGCTGACGCGGCATGCGCGCTACAATTGTCTCAGCCTAGTCTGCCGCACGCCGAAGGGCACCTTCCCCTTCATCCTGCAACCGGTGCGCATCCGTCGCGGTTTCATCGCACCGCCAGCGATGCAGCTGATCTACTGCCGCAGCGCCGCTGAATATGCCGCCAGCGCCGGTCGCATCGGCCGCCTGCTGCTGCGGCTCGGCAAGATTTCCGTGATCGTCGATTCCAACGAGCCCATTCCCGGCCTCGTCGGTATTTATACCGAGCGACGCGGCCGCAAATATTTCAAGGGCCCGCACCGGCCGCGGCTGGCCGATCTCACGGATACCGAGCTCGTACTGTACGGTCCGTAA
- the mtnA gene encoding S-methyl-5-thioribose-1-phosphate isomerase → MKVDGKHFRSIWRERDGWSVGAIDQRRLPHEFVVEQLGSCYDAAVAIRDMLVRGAPLIGATAAYGMALAMRADPSDGGLRRAYETLIVTRPTAINLKWALDEMRAALVPIDPVERAEAAYVRADEIVEQDVEINRGIAASGLPLIEAILARKKPGETVNVLTHCNAGWLATVDWGTATAPIYLAHERGIKIHVWVDETRPRNQGASLTAWELGHHGVPHTVIPDNTGGHLMQHGMVDLAIVGTDRVAANGDVCNKIGTYLKALAAYDNSVPFYVALPSPTIDFAVNDGIKDIPIEQRSGTEVTDMTGRTADGRLETVRIVPEGSPVANYAFDVTPARLVTGLITERGVLKPDRASLAAAFPERIAAAAE, encoded by the coding sequence ATGAAGGTCGACGGCAAGCATTTCCGCAGCATCTGGCGCGAGCGCGACGGCTGGTCGGTCGGCGCGATCGACCAGCGTAGGTTGCCGCACGAATTCGTCGTCGAGCAGTTGGGCTCTTGTTATGACGCCGCCGTTGCGATCCGCGACATGCTGGTGCGCGGCGCGCCGCTGATCGGCGCGACCGCGGCCTATGGCATGGCGCTCGCGATGCGTGCGGATCCCTCCGACGGCGGCCTGAGACGCGCGTACGAGACCTTGATTGTAACGCGGCCGACCGCGATCAACTTGAAATGGGCCCTAGACGAGATGCGCGCGGCGCTCGTGCCGATCGATCCGGTCGAAAGGGCGGAGGCGGCGTATGTCCGCGCCGACGAAATCGTCGAGCAGGACGTCGAGATCAACCGCGGCATCGCTGCCAGCGGCTTGCCGCTGATCGAGGCGATCTTGGCCAGGAAGAAGCCCGGCGAAACGGTCAACGTGCTGACCCATTGCAATGCCGGCTGGCTCGCTACCGTCGATTGGGGCACAGCGACTGCGCCGATCTATCTTGCGCACGAGCGCGGCATCAAGATCCATGTCTGGGTCGATGAGACCCGCCCGCGCAATCAGGGCGCTTCGCTGACCGCGTGGGAGCTCGGCCATCACGGCGTGCCGCACACCGTGATCCCGGACAATACCGGCGGGCATCTGATGCAGCACGGCATGGTCGATCTCGCCATCGTCGGCACCGACCGCGTGGCTGCCAATGGCGACGTCTGCAACAAGATCGGCACGTATTTGAAGGCGCTCGCCGCATACGACAACAGCGTGCCGTTCTACGTCGCCTTGCCGTCGCCGACCATCGATTTTGCGGTCAATGACGGCATCAAAGACATTCCGATCGAGCAACGCAGCGGAACGGAGGTCACGGACATGACCGGCCGCACCGCGGATGGCCGATTGGAGACGGTGCGCATCGTGCCGGAGGGCTCGCCGGTCGCAAACTATGCGTTCGACGTGACTCCGGCGCGGCTCGTCACCGGCCTCATCACCGAGCGCGGCG
- a CDS encoding amino acid--[acyl-carrier-protein] ligase, whose protein sequence is MNVAVLPDSPETAPQATDPLDHLADKLFHPMGSDGVYARTALYEGVVERLAALITSNREAGTEVMRFPPVMSRAQLEKSGYLKSFPNLLGCVCGLHGTEREINAAVSRFDAGVDWTTSLSPADLVLSPAACYPVYPIAASRGQLPKGGLRFDVAADCFRREPSKHLDRLQSFRMREYVCIGTPDDVADFRERWMVRAQAIATDLGLTFRVDYASDPFFGRVGQMKAVSQKQQQLKFELLIPLRSEEQPTACMSFNYHREHFGTTWGIQDANGEPAHTGCVAFGMDRLAIAMFHTHGTDPSAWPAKVRDLLGLQPQVAADAHGEGWR, encoded by the coding sequence ATGAACGTTGCTGTTCTTCCCGATTCGCCCGAAACCGCCCCGCAGGCCACAGATCCGCTCGATCATCTCGCCGACAAGCTGTTCCATCCGATGGGTTCGGACGGCGTCTATGCCCGCACCGCGCTCTATGAAGGCGTTGTCGAACGTCTCGCAGCTTTGATTACCAGCAACCGCGAAGCCGGCACCGAAGTAATGCGCTTCCCGCCGGTGATGAGCCGGGCCCAGCTGGAAAAGTCCGGCTACCTCAAGAGCTTTCCGAACCTGCTCGGCTGCGTCTGCGGCCTGCATGGCACTGAACGCGAGATCAACGCCGCGGTGAGCCGCTTCGATGCGGGCGTCGACTGGACCACGTCGCTGTCGCCGGCCGACCTCGTGCTATCGCCCGCCGCCTGCTATCCTGTCTATCCGATCGCCGCGAGCCGGGGCCAGCTGCCGAAGGGCGGCCTGCGCTTCGACGTCGCCGCCGACTGCTTCCGCCGCGAGCCGTCAAAACATCTCGACCGGCTGCAATCGTTCCGGATGCGCGAATATGTCTGCATCGGCACGCCCGACGACGTCGCCGATTTCCGCGAGCGCTGGATGGTGCGCGCGCAGGCGATCGCGACCGATCTCGGCCTGACCTTCCGCGTCGACTACGCCAGCGATCCTTTCTTCGGCCGCGTCGGTCAGATGAAGGCGGTGAGCCAGAAGCAGCAGCAGCTCAAGTTCGAGCTACTGATCCCGCTGCGCTCGGAAGAGCAGCCGACCGCCTGCATGAGCTTCAACTATCACCGCGAACATTTCGGCACGACCTGGGGCATCCAGGACGCCAATGGCGAACCGGCTCATACCGGTTGCGTCGCTTTCGGCATGGATCGCCTGGCCATCGCGATGTTCCACACCCACGGGACCGATCCCTCCGCGTGGCCCGCCAAGGTGCGGGACCTTCTGGGCCTGCAGCCTCAAGTCGCGGCTGACGCTCACGGCGAAGGCTGGCGCTAA
- a CDS encoding S-methyl-5'-thioadenosine phosphorylase has product MTQAVLGIIGGSGIYDLPGLEGAHEEVIQSPWGEPSAPVRHGTIAGVPIVFLPRHDRGHRLSPSDINYRANIDALKRAGVTDLISLSACGSFKDEMPPGTFVLVDQFVDRTHKRESSFFGKGCVAHVSMAHPVSPRLRIHLAAAAEAEGLAIARGGTYVCMEGPQFSTYAESMTYKTLGYSVIGMTNMPEAKLAREAEMCYATVAMVTDFDCWHPDHDAVTVQDIIRVLTSNADKAKALVARLAKDFPREHEPCPIGSDRALDTALITAPDARDPELLKKLDAVAGRILRA; this is encoded by the coding sequence ATGACGCAGGCGGTATTGGGCATCATCGGCGGCTCCGGCATCTACGATTTGCCGGGACTCGAGGGCGCGCACGAAGAGGTGATCCAGAGCCCCTGGGGAGAGCCGTCGGCGCCGGTGCGGCACGGCACCATCGCGGGCGTCCCTATCGTGTTCCTGCCGCGCCACGACAGGGGTCATCGGCTGTCGCCGTCCGACATCAACTATCGCGCCAATATCGACGCGCTGAAGCGCGCCGGCGTCACTGACCTGATCTCGCTCTCGGCCTGCGGTTCCTTCAAGGATGAGATGCCGCCGGGCACCTTCGTTCTCGTCGACCAGTTCGTCGACCGTACGCACAAGCGCGAGAGCTCGTTCTTCGGCAAGGGCTGCGTCGCACACGTGTCGATGGCTCATCCGGTCTCGCCGCGGCTGCGTATTCATCTTGCGGCAGCGGCGGAAGCCGAGGGCCTCGCGATTGCGCGGGGGGGCACCTATGTCTGCATGGAGGGCCCGCAATTCTCCACCTATGCGGAGAGCATGACCTACAAGACGCTGGGCTATTCCGTGATCGGCATGACCAACATGCCGGAGGCAAAACTCGCCCGCGAGGCGGAGATGTGTTACGCCACGGTCGCTATGGTGACGGATTTCGACTGCTGGCATCCCGATCATGATGCCGTCACCGTGCAGGACATCATCCGCGTGCTGACCTCGAATGCCGACAAGGCGAAGGCGCTGGTGGCGCGGCTGGCCAAGGATTTCCCGCGCGAGCACGAGCCGTGTCCGATCGGTTCGGATCGCGCGCTCGACACCGCGTTGATCACCGCGCCCGACGCGCGCGATCCCGAGCTTCTGAAGAAGCTCGATGCGGTCGCCGGGCGCATCCTGCGGGCGTGA
- a CDS encoding PAS-domain containing protein, which produces MISTRDNELGVRREQGQDGLLALSQLALDGIEQGVCVYDADNRIVLVNRRYIELFDMSADIVRLGTRYRDVLAHSVARGNIPASELDALYAARIALIAAGKPFRTRQTLASGLVITLELKPLPDGGWMTICDDVSRLARLEVELQLQTERSQHALAHMSHGLIMYDADGRVVVCNERFLQFYDLDPGIVKPGVPHGTAIEHWLSRGNRAEMSGDEFLDARMNDVRIRSTKAVLVTRHDGRKVQAVSRFMPDGGWVTVHEDVTERLQYEETLKQQNLMLDAALENMAHGLAFYDSDMRLRVCNNTYRQIYLLSEEETRPGTHLSELIQRSMANGAFATEYSPQQVLEAAREQIARRDSSPMRRRMSNDTIISVRYCALPEGGFVATYEDITEREHAVEELSEQYRRFDAALNNMSQGLCMLDSSLHVIVCNRRYIEMYGLSPDIVKPGVSMREIMEHSCELGIHPNTTAARLYADYVERLREGEHTLHRHLSDGRIIKLNHKRMEHGGWVVTYEDVTERHKAQARVAHMAQHDSLTDLPNRTLFREKMGEGLNQVAIAGGAMAVLCFDLDNFKTVNDRLGHAAGDRLLRWVATRLKENVGEHDTVARLGGDEFAVLQRGPQPQSAERLARRLVEIIGHPPPLESQSIHVGVSVGIAIAPDHGLDADELMKCADLALYQAKAKGRGAYQLFEPEMEEEARSRHALEHDLRGALEASEFHLVFQPQVRLDTTELTGFEALLRWKHPSRGFVSPAEFIPIAEENGLIVPIGEWVLRTACATAASWPDVTVAVNLSPVQFRSRGLVAMVTSALAEAGLPPQRLELEVTETALLDDSEATIGILHQLRSLGIRVSLDDFGVGYSSLSYLRKFPFDRIKIDRSFVGTLGESPESVAIVRTIASLGSVLGVETTAEGVETIEQLDFVRACGCTAVQGYYFGKPCPAAEVGRTIETLNAVRRVA; this is translated from the coding sequence ATGATTTCGACCCGCGACAACGAGCTGGGTGTACGCCGCGAACAAGGCCAGGACGGCCTGCTCGCGCTAAGCCAGCTTGCGCTCGACGGCATCGAGCAGGGCGTCTGCGTCTATGACGCCGACAACAGAATCGTGCTGGTCAACCGCCGGTATATCGAGCTTTTCGACATGTCGGCCGACATCGTCCGGCTCGGAACGCGCTACCGCGACGTACTCGCCCACAGCGTCGCACGCGGCAATATTCCGGCAAGTGAGCTCGACGCACTCTACGCTGCGCGGATCGCATTGATCGCAGCCGGCAAGCCGTTTCGCACAAGGCAGACCCTCGCGAGCGGCCTCGTCATAACGCTTGAGCTGAAACCGCTTCCCGACGGCGGCTGGATGACGATCTGCGACGATGTCAGCCGCCTCGCCCGGCTCGAGGTCGAGTTGCAACTGCAGACCGAGCGCAGCCAGCACGCGCTCGCCCACATGTCGCACGGCCTCATCATGTATGACGCCGACGGCCGCGTCGTCGTCTGCAACGAGCGGTTCCTGCAATTCTACGACCTCGACCCCGGAATCGTGAAACCGGGCGTCCCGCACGGCACGGCTATCGAGCACTGGCTGTCGCGCGGCAACAGGGCTGAGATGTCCGGCGACGAGTTCCTGGATGCGCGAATGAACGACGTCCGCATCAGGAGCACGAAAGCCGTGCTCGTGACACGCCATGACGGCCGAAAGGTGCAGGCGGTGTCCCGGTTCATGCCCGACGGCGGCTGGGTCACGGTGCACGAGGACGTCACCGAGCGGCTGCAATATGAGGAGACGCTGAAGCAGCAGAATCTCATGCTGGATGCCGCGCTGGAGAACATGGCGCACGGGCTCGCCTTCTACGACAGCGACATGCGGCTTCGGGTTTGCAACAACACCTACCGGCAAATCTATCTGTTGTCGGAAGAGGAGACGCGCCCAGGCACGCATCTCTCCGAGCTGATCCAGCGGTCGATGGCGAACGGCGCTTTCGCGACCGAGTACAGCCCGCAGCAGGTCCTGGAAGCCGCCCGCGAACAGATCGCGCGCCGCGACTCCTCGCCGATGCGCCGGCGTATGTCGAACGACACGATCATCTCGGTCCGCTACTGCGCGTTGCCCGAAGGGGGCTTCGTCGCCACCTATGAGGACATCACCGAGCGCGAGCACGCGGTCGAGGAGCTGAGCGAGCAGTATCGCCGCTTCGACGCGGCGCTGAACAACATGAGCCAGGGCCTGTGCATGCTCGATTCGAGCTTGCACGTGATCGTCTGCAACCGCCGCTACATCGAGATGTACGGACTGTCGCCCGACATCGTGAAGCCGGGCGTCTCGATGCGCGAGATCATGGAGCATAGCTGCGAGCTCGGCATCCATCCGAACACCACGGCTGCGCGGCTCTATGCAGACTATGTCGAGCGGCTGCGCGAGGGTGAGCACACGCTGCACCGCCATCTGAGCGACGGCCGCATCATCAAGCTCAACCACAAGCGGATGGAGCATGGCGGCTGGGTCGTCACCTACGAGGACGTCACCGAGCGTCACAAGGCCCAGGCCCGGGTGGCGCACATGGCGCAGCACGATTCGCTGACCGACCTGCCCAACCGCACGCTATTCCGCGAAAAGATGGGCGAGGGTTTGAACCAGGTCGCGATCGCCGGCGGCGCCATGGCCGTGCTGTGCTTTGACCTCGACAATTTCAAGACCGTCAACGACCGACTCGGCCACGCCGCCGGCGACCGGTTGCTGCGCTGGGTCGCGACGCGGCTGAAGGAGAATGTCGGCGAACACGACACCGTCGCCCGCCTCGGCGGCGACGAGTTCGCCGTGCTCCAGCGCGGACCGCAGCCGCAATCGGCGGAGCGGCTCGCTCGACGGCTGGTCGAGATCATCGGCCACCCGCCGCCGCTGGAAAGCCAGTCGATCCATGTCGGCGTCTCCGTCGGCATTGCGATCGCGCCCGACCACGGGCTCGACGCTGACGAGTTGATGAAATGCGCGGACCTTGCGCTCTACCAGGCCAAGGCCAAGGGGCGCGGCGCCTATCAGCTGTTCGAGCCCGAGATGGAAGAAGAGGCGCGCAGCCGGCACGCGCTGGAGCACGATCTGCGCGGCGCGCTGGAGGCGAGCGAATTCCATCTGGTGTTCCAGCCGCAGGTGCGGCTCGACACCACCGAGCTGACCGGCTTCGAGGCGCTGCTGCGCTGGAAGCATCCGTCGCGCGGCTTCGTCTCGCCGGCCGAATTCATTCCGATCGCCGAGGAGAACGGGCTGATCGTTCCGATCGGCGAATGGGTGTTGCGCACGGCCTGCGCGACGGCAGCGTCTTGGCCGGATGTCACGGTCGCCGTCAATTTGTCGCCCGTGCAATTCCGCTCGCGCGGGCTGGTGGCGATGGTCACGAGCGCGCTCGCGGAAGCTGGCCTGCCCCCGCAGCGGCTCGAGCTCGAGGTCACCGAGACGGCCTTGCTCGATGACAGCGAAGCCACGATCGGGATCCTGCACCAGCTTCGTTCGCTCGGCATACGCGTCAGCCTGGACGATTTCGGCGTCGGCTATTCCTCGCTGAGCTATCTGCGCAAATTTCCGTTCGATCGCATCAAGATCGACCGCTCTTTCGTCGGCACGCTCGGCGAAAGCCCGGAGAGCGTGGCGATCGTCCGCACCATCGCAAGCCTCGGCTCCGTGCTCGGCGTCGAGACCACGGCGGAGGGCGTGGAGACGATCGAGCAGCTCGATTTCGTGCGTGCATGCGGCTGCACCGCGGTGCAGGGCTATTATTTCGGCAAGCCGTGCCCGGCGGCAGAGGTCGGACGCACCATCGAGACGCTGAACGCGGTCCGCCGGGTGGCGTGA
- a CDS encoding acyl-CoA dehydrogenase family protein yields the protein MNVREAVLTVDETRTSLLEQGPPLIERAGRTAAVAAADADGVDRDARFPHKAFDTAREQKLLGVMIPVEYGGFGASIYDVTDICYTLGRACASTAMIYAMHTTKVACVIRHGHGIPWMETMMRRVARDQWLLASSTTEGQNGGNIRASAAAVDQAGDTVSLVRDATVISYGAEADGLVTIARRATEAAASDQVLLALAKDDYSLKQTQGWETLGMRGTCSTGFELKVDCPADRVFPESYDKIHAQTMTPFAHLCWSSAWAGIAAAAVTRAQAFVRKAARTSGGQMPPAAAHFTAAKMSLAKLRALISANLDAFARAEHDERALGSLDFQSSITLLKVQASELAVETVMHAMRTAGLSGYRNDGEFTMGRHLRDVLSSPIMINNDRILANAATATLMSGIPASLRD from the coding sequence ATGAACGTGCGTGAAGCAGTCCTCACTGTCGACGAAACGCGGACGAGCCTGCTCGAGCAGGGCCCACCCCTCATAGAGCGCGCCGGCCGGACCGCGGCCGTCGCCGCTGCCGACGCTGATGGCGTCGATCGCGACGCCCGCTTTCCCCACAAGGCTTTTGATACCGCGCGGGAGCAAAAGCTGCTCGGCGTCATGATCCCCGTCGAGTATGGCGGCTTCGGTGCCTCGATCTACGACGTCACCGACATCTGCTACACGCTTGGACGCGCCTGCGCCTCGACCGCGATGATCTACGCGATGCACACAACCAAGGTCGCCTGCGTAATCAGGCACGGCCACGGCATTCCCTGGATGGAAACCATGATGCGTCGGGTTGCCCGGGACCAGTGGCTGCTCGCGTCCTCCACCACCGAAGGCCAGAACGGCGGCAACATCCGCGCCAGCGCGGCTGCGGTCGACCAAGCCGGCGACACCGTCTCGCTGGTCCGCGACGCCACCGTGATTTCCTACGGCGCCGAAGCTGATGGTCTCGTCACCATCGCCCGCCGTGCCACCGAGGCCGCTGCCTCCGACCAGGTGTTGCTGGCGCTCGCCAAGGACGACTACTCGCTGAAGCAGACGCAGGGCTGGGAAACGCTCGGCATGCGCGGCACCTGCTCGACCGGCTTCGAGCTCAAGGTCGATTGCCCCGCGGACCGCGTCTTCCCGGAATCCTACGACAAGATCCACGCCCAGACCATGACGCCGTTCGCGCATCTGTGCTGGTCCTCGGCCTGGGCCGGCATTGCCGCCGCCGCCGTGACGCGGGCGCAGGCCTTCGTCCGCAAGGCCGCCCGCACCTCCGGTGGTCAGATGCCGCCCGCCGCCGCGCACTTCACCGCCGCGAAAATGTCGCTGGCCAAACTGCGCGCGCTGATATCAGCCAATCTCGACGCCTTCGCCCGCGCCGAGCATGACGAGCGTGCGCTCGGCTCGCTCGACTTCCAGTCCTCGATCACGCTGTTGAAAGTGCAGGCTTCCGAGCTCGCGGTCGAGACCGTGATGCATGCGATGCGCACCGCGGGTCTTTCCGGCTACCGCAACGATGGCGAGTTCACCATGGGCCGCCACCTGCGCGACGTGCTGTCCTCGCCGATCATGATCAACAACGACCGCATCCTGGCCAATGCCGCGACCGCGACGCTGATGAGCGGCATTCCGGCAAGCCTTCGTGACTGA
- a CDS encoding phosphopantetheine-binding protein, giving the protein MQVFDTDLRNRIIKLVKDILEQNSLAADVTPQAKLVDVGLTSMDMVNLMLGVEAEFDFTIPQSEITPENFRSVETLERMVATQLQPATAA; this is encoded by the coding sequence ATGCAGGTCTTCGATACCGATTTGCGCAACCGCATCATCAAGCTGGTGAAGGACATTCTCGAGCAGAACTCGCTCGCCGCTGATGTGACGCCGCAGGCCAAGCTCGTCGATGTCGGCCTGACCTCGATGGATATGGTCAATCTGATGCTGGGGGTCGAAGCGGAGTTCGACTTCACCATTCCGCAGTCCGAGATCACGCCGGAGAATTTCCGGTCCGTCGAGACGCTGGAGCGGATGGTCGCGACCCAGTTGCAGCCTGCGACCGCGGCTTAA